In Fluviispira sanaruensis, a genomic segment contains:
- a CDS encoding GNAT family N-acetyltransferase gives MNKEKIMNNFPFLKLNECLILTKNLYSKTSSKGFSKDMIISTSENKYFSNTSETEIKMLTKSDWQSWKKIRLECLKNAPTAFVSSFEDISKKPDTFFQEKVEENKIYGAFCDGELVSVVTFSQDSREKDCHRGHISGMYTKPEFAGKGIGSKLIAAVIKDASKLVTQIHLGCVANNKPALRLYKNHGFEIYGTDPRAIKLNDEFYDMLLMWLKLK, from the coding sequence TTGAATAAAGAAAAAATTATGAATAATTTCCCTTTTTTGAAATTAAATGAGTGTCTAATATTGACTAAAAACTTATACTCCAAAACATCCTCAAAAGGATTCAGCAAAGATATGATTATCTCAACTTCGGAAAATAAATATTTTTCTAATACCTCAGAAACTGAAATAAAAATGTTAACTAAAAGTGACTGGCAATCTTGGAAAAAAATACGATTGGAATGCCTTAAAAATGCTCCGACAGCATTTGTGTCCTCATTTGAAGATATCTCAAAAAAGCCTGATACTTTTTTTCAAGAAAAAGTGGAAGAAAATAAAATATACGGTGCTTTTTGTGACGGAGAACTTGTTTCTGTAGTCACTTTTAGTCAGGACTCTCGAGAAAAAGATTGTCATCGCGGGCACATTTCAGGAATGTATACAAAGCCTGAATTTGCAGGCAAGGGGATTGGTTCTAAACTTATTGCTGCTGTTATAAAAGATGCTTCAAAACTTGTAACACAAATTCATTTGGGATGTGTGGCGAACAATAAACCGGCATTACGTTTGTATAAAAATCATGGTTTTGAAATTTATGGAACAGACCCCCGAGCCATAAAACTTAACGATGAATTTTATGATATGCTTTTAATGTGGTTGAAGCTTAAATAA
- a CDS encoding M15 family metallopeptidase — MKILNLILFSLIVANFHNGANSQNLTTHNFESKIDNIPEEIQKKMQRYTWKPDCPVSLGDLKYLSLPFYGFDNNIHMGHLIVHKDIATEVKIIFEELFESKFPIEKMHIIDDFKGDDDLSMTENNTSAFNCRSVTGKPGIFSVHSYGRAIDINPKINPYIKGKLVLPENGKQYTDRSLTSLGMIKLNDFTYNTFIKKGWTWGGSWISLKDYQHFEKPIPRKN; from the coding sequence GTGAAGATTTTAAATTTAATATTATTTAGCTTAATTGTAGCTAATTTTCACAATGGTGCAAATTCACAAAATCTGACTACCCATAATTTTGAATCAAAAATAGACAATATTCCTGAAGAAATTCAAAAAAAAATGCAAAGATATACATGGAAACCAGATTGCCCTGTTTCATTAGGAGATTTAAAATATTTAAGCCTACCTTTTTATGGTTTTGATAATAATATTCATATGGGACATTTAATAGTTCATAAAGATATAGCTACCGAAGTTAAAATCATATTTGAAGAACTATTTGAGAGTAAATTCCCAATCGAAAAAATGCATATAATAGATGATTTTAAAGGTGATGATGATTTGTCTATGACAGAAAATAATACTTCTGCTTTTAATTGCCGCTCTGTTACAGGTAAACCGGGTATTTTTTCTGTGCATAGTTATGGAAGAGCTATAGACATAAACCCCAAAATAAATCCCTATATAAAAGGAAAACTCGTTTTACCTGAAAATGGAAAACAGTATACAGATCGTTCATTGACTTCACTTGGAATGATAAAATTAAATGATTTTACATATAATACATTTATTAAAAAAGGTTGGACATGGGGAGGTTCATGGATATCTTTAAAGGATTATCAACATTTTGAAAAGCCAATTCCTAGGAAAAATTAA
- the tsaD gene encoding tRNA (adenosine(37)-N6)-threonylcarbamoyltransferase complex transferase subunit TsaD, with the protein MQNTILAIESSCDETAVSIIKVKKNAQGQIISLNILAHEVESQTEIHAPFGGVVPEVAARDHLAKIYDIAHKALNVSKLKKNDLTAIAVTMGPGLIGALMVGVLFARGLAMSLNIPLISVNHVDAHLAPVLLLKQFSPKDDLRAWHDVEAVSFPALALTVSGGHCHLSLLESPNERKILGKCLDDACGEAFDKVAKLLGLAYPGGPLIEELAKQAEKSANINDFSYPGKPANKENRYNFSYSGIKTAVMESIRKETGIKKGKITGKDLSKEKKQSIAYAFQQAALSQLLNRIENALEDFPEIKTVLVAGGVAQNKKFRSLFAKLNKPTFFAPPSLCSDNATMIALQAALSENTDGFTRHPFAKYT; encoded by the coding sequence ATGCAAAATACAATTCTCGCTATCGAAAGTTCATGTGACGAAACAGCTGTTTCAATCATCAAAGTTAAAAAAAATGCTCAAGGACAAATTATTTCTTTAAATATTCTTGCCCACGAGGTTGAGTCTCAGACCGAAATTCACGCTCCTTTTGGCGGTGTTGTTCCTGAAGTTGCTGCGCGCGATCATTTAGCTAAAATCTATGATATCGCTCATAAAGCACTCAATGTCTCAAAATTAAAAAAAAACGATCTCACAGCTATTGCGGTCACTATGGGACCAGGGCTCATTGGAGCTCTCATGGTTGGAGTTTTGTTTGCCCGGGGACTTGCCATGTCCCTCAATATCCCACTTATTTCTGTCAATCACGTCGACGCTCACCTTGCTCCGGTACTCTTATTAAAACAATTTTCTCCTAAAGATGATTTACGCGCATGGCATGATGTTGAAGCTGTTTCTTTTCCAGCCCTTGCTTTGACCGTCAGTGGCGGGCACTGTCATTTGAGTTTATTAGAGTCGCCCAATGAAAGAAAAATATTAGGTAAATGCTTAGATGACGCCTGTGGTGAAGCATTCGATAAAGTCGCAAAGTTGCTAGGGCTTGCGTATCCGGGAGGCCCCCTCATAGAAGAGCTTGCTAAGCAAGCAGAAAAGTCCGCAAATATAAATGATTTTAGTTATCCTGGAAAACCTGCGAATAAAGAAAATCGCTATAATTTTAGTTACAGCGGAATAAAAACTGCAGTTATGGAATCTATTCGTAAAGAAACAGGCATAAAAAAAGGAAAAATCACAGGAAAAGATCTCAGTAAAGAAAAAAAACAATCCATTGCCTATGCTTTTCAACAGGCAGCCCTCAGCCAATTGCTCAATCGGATTGAGAATGCTTTGGAAGACTTTCCTGAAATCAAAACAGTGCTTGTTGCTGGTGGTGTAGCGCAGAATAAAAAATTCAGATCTCTTTTTGCAAAACTAAATAAACCAACATTTTTTGCTCCTCCATCACTTTGCTCTGACAATGCAACCATGATTGCTCTGCAAGCTGCATTGAGTGAAAACACAGATGGATTCACTCGCCATCCTTTTGCTAAATACACATAA
- a CDS encoding ATP-binding cassette domain-containing protein — MNFIKTLFFTYLSSLLNKKNSNWSNADLPQLDSSFSNENFNKIKENINYKNKFLFIKSLLFSCKKQIIIASILLILRIIFSILPLIALYYFITQITDFKNIFEIVFSAILLTLTTFLNGIITSQYFQKVFRIQALAKYFLSNYIFLKIPIFSQLKHTESHIINNTTSDIDNSCSIASNSFEFIHDTCVIIGSLILLFYFLGVTAFLAIFMLCIFIPLVNILILKTSLNDENIQEEKDNRIQELGSLYSQIRNIKSYLLEKIYENKIKNIRRKEIYLQKKNIKYFALTYKFISILQSGICILTFSLYLYFGHDISLPILFTCIGLFKTLESAVFDVYEYTKLYSGAKASFNRLFSLIKNSQEETEVKGNHKINNSSFEINIISTNIKLSFKKGESVAVIGKIASGKSLLLEAIAKLYSEEQKDIPDNKMAFMPQTAWIMNASVKENILLDRSDLSAEKYIRLACLDEDLKKMPEGENTLIGENGVNLSGGQKQRIALARTAALNSEIILLDDPLSALDKETAKKISHKLIFTFWKKKSIIITTHNLDYLHFFDRVILLEKCSVVADGTYAELLNSSADFRDFIQRISEEENENIILKEDNQQLLDSEQNMNPEIEFIKNPLKSYLKYLKTLFYENKKLKFKLFFCIFSLFLLATFLPKMQNLWLSFWTSKRIKVLDFTFVNELSNIFNIFIYSIVGLFSSICIALLTLIWGCKSIQVSEDFHIKSLNKLLLSPLKYIDNLTTGKVINCFSIDLSVLDAKLPNDFQKFLLVLCEIFFFMLTVLIIKPLFLVLILPFVFLQKIILTKYVNLNRVFNRKIALPKATAINIIREFYQGQYILNTAKRRNWYQTKFQTCLEEELRLEITEFNVDMWHCLMCFLNNSLLTLVVTLAGIYFVMNGSLNAAILSLLTTWIMIDVMHLTFNFSHSFSEVEQGLISLERVLEFNKNKSEYSIEISKETNKHFIEFKNVYMQYDKQKEYILKDFSLSINQGETIGIVGKSGSGKSSIMSLLLRFYEHKSGTIFFAGKSLNSYTPAQIRAQIAIVLQNPQFFSGSIRFNLDPHNAHTDMTLYALLEELELLQITQALPEGIDTDMANEALKLSSGQKQIFAFARALLKPAKLLLLDEPSANIDNKSEKIIMKKIDELKGIKTVIIIAHRGEILNTANRVIQI; from the coding sequence ATGAATTTTATAAAAACTTTGTTTTTTACTTATTTATCATCTTTATTGAACAAGAAAAATTCAAACTGGAGCAACGCGGATCTTCCTCAACTTGATAGTTCATTTTCTAACGAAAACTTTAATAAAATTAAAGAAAATATAAACTATAAGAATAAATTTTTATTTATAAAAAGTCTTCTTTTCTCATGCAAAAAACAAATAATTATTGCATCAATTTTATTGATTTTAAGAATTATCTTTTCAATACTGCCACTTATTGCTCTCTACTATTTCATAACACAAATCACAGATTTTAAAAACATATTTGAAATTGTATTCTCTGCCATATTATTAACACTAACGACCTTCTTAAATGGCATTATAACATCGCAATACTTTCAAAAAGTATTTCGCATTCAAGCTCTTGCAAAATATTTTTTGAGTAATTATATCTTTCTAAAGATACCCATATTTTCTCAATTGAAGCACACGGAGTCGCATATTATTAACAACACGACAAGTGACATTGACAATTCATGTTCTATTGCTTCCAACTCATTCGAATTTATTCATGACACCTGCGTTATTATTGGCTCGCTCATTCTACTCTTCTATTTTTTAGGAGTTACAGCATTTCTTGCAATTTTTATGCTCTGCATATTTATCCCATTGGTAAATATACTCATATTAAAAACATCTTTGAATGATGAAAATATTCAAGAAGAAAAAGACAATCGCATACAAGAATTAGGCTCTCTTTATAGTCAAATAAGAAATATTAAATCTTATTTGCTTGAGAAAATATATGAAAATAAAATAAAAAATATAAGAAGAAAAGAAATATATTTACAAAAGAAAAATATTAAATATTTTGCCCTTACTTATAAGTTTATCTCAATCCTTCAGAGTGGCATATGCATTCTAACTTTCAGTCTTTACTTATATTTTGGCCATGATATTTCACTTCCGATTCTTTTCACTTGTATAGGATTATTTAAAACCCTTGAGTCTGCTGTTTTTGATGTTTATGAGTATACTAAACTCTATTCAGGCGCAAAAGCATCATTTAATCGCCTTTTTTCTCTTATAAAAAACTCACAAGAAGAAACTGAAGTTAAAGGCAACCATAAAATAAACAATTCTTCATTTGAAATAAATATTATATCAACAAATATAAAATTATCCTTTAAAAAAGGCGAAAGTGTTGCTGTTATTGGAAAGATTGCCTCTGGTAAAAGTTTATTATTAGAGGCAATCGCAAAATTGTATAGTGAAGAGCAAAAAGATATTCCCGATAATAAAATGGCTTTTATGCCGCAGACCGCATGGATAATGAATGCTTCCGTTAAAGAAAATATTCTCCTCGATCGCTCAGACTTAAGTGCTGAAAAATATATAAGGCTTGCTTGTCTTGATGAAGATTTAAAGAAAATGCCTGAAGGTGAAAATACACTTATTGGAGAAAATGGCGTCAATCTATCCGGAGGGCAAAAACAACGGATTGCTCTTGCTCGCACAGCCGCGTTAAACTCTGAAATTATTTTGCTTGACGATCCCCTGTCGGCCTTAGATAAAGAAACAGCAAAAAAAATATCCCATAAGCTTATTTTTACCTTTTGGAAAAAGAAAAGTATTATTATTACCACGCATAATCTAGATTATTTGCACTTTTTCGATCGCGTTATTCTCCTTGAAAAATGCTCCGTTGTTGCAGATGGAACATATGCAGAACTCTTAAATTCATCCGCTGATTTTCGCGACTTTATTCAAAGAATTTCAGAGGAAGAGAATGAAAATATCATTCTGAAAGAAGATAACCAACAATTGCTAGACTCAGAACAAAACATGAATCCTGAGATTGAATTTATAAAAAACCCTCTTAAATCTTATTTAAAATATTTAAAGACACTCTTTTATGAGAATAAAAAACTTAAATTTAAGCTATTTTTTTGCATTTTTTCACTTTTTTTATTGGCTACTTTCCTGCCAAAAATGCAAAATCTATGGCTCAGTTTTTGGACTTCTAAAAGAATAAAAGTTCTTGATTTTACTTTTGTAAACGAACTATCAAATATTTTTAATATATTTATTTACTCAATTGTTGGACTTTTTAGCTCAATTTGTATCGCTCTTCTAACCTTAATTTGGGGTTGTAAAAGTATTCAGGTTTCAGAAGATTTTCATATAAAAAGCCTCAATAAATTACTTTTATCACCGCTTAAATATATCGATAATTTGACAACAGGAAAAGTAATAAACTGTTTTTCCATCGATCTCTCTGTCCTAGACGCTAAATTGCCAAATGATTTCCAAAAATTTCTTCTGGTTCTCTGCGAAATTTTCTTTTTTATGTTAACAGTCCTCATAATAAAACCTCTTTTTCTAGTCCTCATACTTCCATTCGTTTTCTTGCAAAAAATAATTTTGACAAAATACGTGAATTTAAACAGAGTATTTAATCGGAAAATAGCACTGCCAAAAGCTACTGCCATAAATATCATCCGAGAATTTTACCAAGGACAATATATTTTAAACACTGCAAAAAGGAGAAATTGGTATCAAACAAAGTTTCAAACGTGTTTAGAAGAAGAACTCAGATTGGAAATAACAGAGTTTAACGTTGACATGTGGCACTGTCTTATGTGCTTTTTAAATAACTCCCTCTTGACTCTGGTTGTGACGCTGGCAGGAATTTATTTTGTCATGAATGGCAGTCTGAATGCCGCAATATTAAGTCTATTGACTACCTGGATCATGATTGATGTCATGCATCTGACATTTAACTTTTCTCATTCCTTTAGCGAAGTCGAACAAGGTCTTATATCACTTGAAAGAGTGCTAGAATTCAACAAAAATAAAAGCGAATATTCGATCGAAATATCTAAAGAAACAAATAAACATTTTATAGAATTCAAAAATGTTTACATGCAATATGACAAACAAAAAGAATATATTCTGAAAGATTTTTCGCTATCCATCAATCAAGGAGAAACAATTGGGATCGTTGGAAAATCGGGATCAGGGAAAAGTTCTATTATGTCACTCCTCCTCAGGTTTTATGAGCATAAGTCTGGTACAATCTTTTTTGCAGGGAAAAGCTTAAACTCTTACACTCCGGCACAAATTCGCGCACAAATTGCGATTGTTTTACAAAACCCGCAGTTTTTTTCTGGGAGCATTCGCTTTAATCTCGATCCACACAATGCTCACACAGATATGACTTTGTATGCTCTATTAGAAGAGCTTGAACTTCTACAAATCACTCAAGCACTTCCAGAGGGAATTGATACCGACATGGCAAATGAAGCCTTAAAATTAAGTTCAGGACAAAAACAAATATTTGCTTTTGCCCGCGCACTGCTAAAACCCGCAAAACTTCTTTTACTCGATGAGCCAAGTGCAAATATTGATAATAAAAGTGAGAAAATTATAATGAAAAAAATTGACGAATTAAAAGGAATAAAAACTGTTATTATTATTGCCCACAGAGGGGAAATATTAAATACAGCGAATAGAGTGATTCAGATTTAA